From a region of the Zonotrichia albicollis isolate bZonAlb1 chromosome 5, bZonAlb1.hap1, whole genome shotgun sequence genome:
- the HS3ST1 gene encoding heparan sulfate glucosamine 3-O-sulfotransferase 1, whose product MAAFLLGAVLLIVQPQIVPSRPAINSNAETSSQSVQRELLKKTSQKNDFKENIHSNGSCQQLPQTIIIGVRKGGTRALLEMLSLHPDIAAAESEVHFFDWEDHYRNGLQWYINQMPFSYPHQITVEKTPAYFTSPKVPERVYNMNQSMRLLLILRDPSERVLSDYTQVFYNHMQKHKPYPSIEQFLIKNGELNVDYKAINRSLYYIHMQNWLKYFPLDHIHIVDGDRLIKDPFPEIEKVERFLKLSPQINASNFYFNKTKGFYCLRDSGRERCLHESKGRAHPQVDTRLLEKLQEYFHEPNKKFFELVGRTFDWHTFVAS is encoded by the coding sequence ATGGCAGCTtttctgctgggagctgtgttgCTTATTGTTCAACCTCAGATAGTGCCTTCCAGACCAGCTATAAATTCAAATGCTGAGACTTCTTCTCAGTCTGTTCAGAGAgagcttttaaagaaaacatctcAGAAAAATGACTTCAAGGAAAACATTCATTCTAATGGATCATGTCAGCAGCTGCCACAGACTATTATTATTGGAGTGAGAAAAGGTGGAACAAGAGCTTTGTTAGAGATGTTGAGTCTCCATCCAGAtattgcagcagcagaaagtgAAGTTCACTTCTTTGACTGGGAAGACCATTACAGGAATGGATTGCAGTGGTATATTAATCAAATGCCATTCTCGTATCCCCATCAGATCACCGTGGAAAAAACTCCAGCGTATTTCACATCACCTAAAGTGCCTGAAAGAGTTTATAACATGAACCAATCCATGAGACTACTCCTTATTTTAAGAGACCCAAGCGAGAGAGTGCTGTCAGATTATACCCAAGTGTTCTACAACCACATGCAGAAGCACAAGCCGTACCCATCCATAGAGCAATTCCTGATAAAAAATGGTGAACTCAATGTGGACTACAAGGCAATAAACAGAAGCTTATACTACATTCACATGCAGAACTGGCTGAAGTATTTTCCTCTTGATCATATCCACATTGTAGATGGGGACAGACTAATCAAAGATCCCTTTCCAGAAATAGAAAAAGTAGAGAGATTTCTGAAGTTATCACCACAGATAAATGCTTCAAacttttatttcaataaaactaaGGGGTTCTACTGCCTGAGGGACAGTGGTAGAGAGCGCTGTTTGCACGAGTCCAAAGGACGAGCACACCCGCAAGTGGACACCCGGTTACTGGAGAAACTGCAGGAATATTTCCATGAACCCAACAAGAAGTTTTTTGAGCTTGTGGGCAGAACATTTGACTGGCACACATTTGTGGCAAGTTAG